A region of the Mus caroli chromosome 7, CAROLI_EIJ_v1.1, whole genome shotgun sequence genome:
TTTCTCACCCAGTTTTCTCCCTCTATCCacctttgggtctgtgaattgtagcatggttatcctgcagTTTATTGGCTAATGTCTACTCACAAGttagtatataccatgcatgtcgttttgggcctgggttacctcactcaggatgatattttctggtttcatccatttgccttcaaattttctgatgttattatttttaatagctgagtagtattccattgtataaatggaccacattttcttctgttgaggaacatttgggttcattccagtttctggctattgtgaataaaatttctaagaacatagctgagcaagtgtcttatagtggggcatcttttggatatatgcccaggagtagtaaagctgagtcttgaggtaaaactatccccagttttctgagacactgccaagttgatttccagagtagttgtacaagtttgcactcccactagcaatgaaatagtgttctccttgctccacattctcactagcatgtgctgtcacttgttttgatcttagccattctgatgggtataagatggaatctcagagtcatttgatCTNCATTTTCNTTNtgactaaggatgctgaacattttccttaattgcttcttggtcattcgagattcctctgttgagaattctgtttagctctgtatcctatttttaattgggttatttggtttgttggtgtctaaactctggagttctttatatattttggatattgccCCTCTGttagatatagggttggtaaaaatattttcccaatccTTAGgctgccattttatcctattggctgtatcctttcccttacagaagactttcagtttcatgagttcccatttgtcagttgttaatcttagagcctgagccattaatTTTCTTTGCAGTAAGTGTTCTCctataccaatgtgttcaaggctattccccactttcttttctattagatttagtgtatctggttttatgttgaagtcttcaatccacttggatttgagttttgtgcagggtgataaatatggatctattttcattcttccacatgcagacaactagttagaccagcaccatttgttgaagatgctttcttttttttttttttaattgtatggtTTGGGCTTCCTTatcaaaaaatcaagtgtccataggtgtgtgggtttatttcagggtccTCAATTTCATTCCATTGAacaatctgtctgtttctgtactaaTACtgtacagtttttattactattgctctgtagtacaacttgagatcATGAATGGTGACACCTAAAGAAGTTCTTTTATAGTACAGGATTGTTTTGACTATCCTatggttttaatttttccttatgaagttgagaattgcttttaatgtctgtaaaaaattgtgttggaattttgatgggaattttatttaatcagtagattgcttttggtaagatgaccattttaactatattaatactactgatccatgagcattaTCCCTAAACTATTCTTGAGTTTGATTGTGAGCTCTCTATTAATTTCACAGAGATACTATTATCTGAATTACTCTGatgtaaataaatttctttaataatGCCTTACTATTTGAAGTACTAACTCTCTGCACACATTGTGCACCACAATTTCTTCTTCACAGTCTAGGTACAGTCTTTGGAATACCATTTTTGAActtagtttatattttctttgatatgtGCTGAATGTCACTTTACCTAGCGTCTCCCTCAAATGTTCTCTTCCAGTACTGTCATAATCATGTTATTATTTCACAGACACCTTTCCACATATATCACAAGTGTAactcatattttcttcattccttcatgAACAATTGTCTCGTCCATCATAAAAATTtaagttggtttttcttttttcatatatgAATTTAACCCTCCTGTCAAAACTAGCcagaaactttcatttttttcttaatgtctaTGAATAGTTATGTCTATGCATCACGTATGTGCCTAATGCCTTCAGAGACTAACAGAGGGCATCATAGTCTCTCAAACAAAAGTAAAGGCATTTATAAGCTGTCATacagatgctgagaattgaacccggGTGTTTTGAAAAAGCAGAGAGTTCTCCTAACATCAGAGACATATTTCCAGCCCTCTCAGGAGGATTTAAACTATATTGcattttatctatttaaaaaCCAGCAGtggtcttatttaaaaaaaaaaaaaaaagaagtggttaTAAGAAGAATTTGGAGGATGGGGATGAGGCTATTGTACActgcaaacaaacagaataaaaataagcatatatGTTAATTAGAACATgttagaagaaaaatatgaaatccTAGAACTACCCAATTACACATCACTTTTAACGCAAGCCCCTTCTATATGGCTGAAGGTCATAAACTCAATCATACTGCATTCTTATTGTTTCTGACAAACAGGTAGATACAAAAACATCtcaatgggaagagaaaaccAGAGCTTTGTAGATGAATTTGTGTTGCTGGGCCTTTCACAAGATGCACAGACTCAGATCCTCCTGTTCAtccttttcttcattgtttacATTCTGACTGTACTTGGAAACCTGCTCATCATTGTCCTCATCCTTATGGATTCTCGactccacacccccatgtacttttttcttaGAAATCTTTCTTTTGCAGATCTGTGTTTCTCAAATAGCATTGTTCCTCAAGTGCTGTCCCACTTCCTGGTAAAAAGGAAAACTATTTCCTTTTGGGGCTGTGTGACACAGGTAATTGTCTCACTTCAGATTGGGTGTACAGAGTGTGCACTGCTGGCGGTGATGTCCTATGACCGGTATGTGGCTGTGTGCAAACCACTGCACTACTCCACCATCATGACCCAACAATTATGCCTGCAGTTGGCCCTGGGGTCCTGGGCCAGTGGGCTCCTAGTATGTTTGGTAGATATTGCTGTTGCTTTCCATCTTCCCTATCGAGGGCAGAACATAGTCAGCCATTACTTTTGTGAACTTCCTGCACTCCTGAAGGTGGCTTCAGCAGATACTTACAGCACAGAAATGGCCATCTTTGCAATGGGTGTGGTAATCCTCCTAGCACCTGTCTCCCTCATCCTCATCTCCTACTGGAACATCATCTCAACTGTGATCCAGATGCAGTCTGGTGAGGGGAGACTCAAggtgttctcaacctgtggatctcaCCTCATTGTTGTTGTCCTCTTCTATGGGTCTGCAATATTTAACTATATGCAACCAAACACCAAAACCAGGAAGAAACAGGATAAGATAATGTCTGTGTTCTATACAGTGGTGACTCCAATGCTAAACCCCATAATTTATAGTCTTCGGAACAAGGATGTCAAAAGTGCCTTCAGAAAACTAGCTGCAAAAGTGGTATTCTTTCAAAAGCAATGACCTGTAGGGatggtttttatcactatggTAACATCTTTGAAAATGGGGCAGGATTTTTCTGAGGTATTTCAGGAAGAATTGTGAAACAGAAGAACACATGGTGGAAATGGTGACAACTCTAAGCCAAAGCAAAAGTGACAAAGGTATAAAACTGGGTTGTCTTTTGATTATGAGAGGTAAGATGTACTATTTCAATGAGTGGATAGTTAATTAATCTCTCTTGGATTCATACTACTGGCACATGCCTCAAATCCCagtgtgctgactagttttatgttaatATCAATGGCAACTTGGCATGGATCTTATCATCTGAGGGGAAGGAAACTCAAGTGAGAAACTGCTTCTGTAAGGATTGGCTGTAGACAAACCTGTAGAGAATTCTCTTAATTAGAATTATGGGATTGCCCATCCCATTTTGTGGACAAGCCCTAGGTTGGTAGTCCTAGGATCAAtaaagaagcaggctgagcaggccatgaagagcaagtcagtaagcaacacccctccatggcttctgcatcagctcctgcccaaTTTTAGTTCCTTAAAAGTGTAACATGAGTTCTCTGCTCATTTGTAGGCATGAGTGAAGCATTACTTTGGGCTGTCTAGGTGGCCTCCAAGCAATCACATCACTAAAATGTCTCAGCTAGCATGGATCACTTCCTTGTAGCAGCATAAATAGGAGTCCCAACCACCACACTTCAATTTATCTTCCACATATTGTATGTATTGTCTTACCACCTCACAAGACTTTTGAAACTACATGCAGTTTAGCAAAGTTACACAAAAATGAGAGGAAAGTATAGGCAAGAGTGCCTGGCATCTCCACTCTAACCTATGAACTCTCTCTACCAGCTTCTATCACTAGTGGCAACAGCTTGCAAGTTGTCAAAGATGCTCTGCTACAATTTCCATTGGCTGTAATGCTGGGAAGATGTCATTCTACAAATAAAGACTGAAGCAGATCTTTCCTTGGTGGGTTCACTAATGAATTTCCAATTTTTAGACCAGAACCTGCCACAAATTAGGGtctcaataaaaaatattatggcctccaaggagggctctgaccccgggACTCAGCCAGGAAttggagctgagacccagacctctgggcaccttccctgccagagaagagtcagcctccagaaagggctctgaccctgggactcaggtgagagcactaTCTTGTACCCATGGTCTCTCAAAGACCAGTCAgcacaggagagcatgtgggatacagaagcaacagagctccTTGATCAGGGTACCTTCAGGCCTTCAACTTCagcaaggaggcagagctgagctccagacctctgtggcaccttccctgcaagaaaaAGGAGaacttgcctacagagagtggtCTGACCACTGAGTTTCAGGAGAGAGCTgtactcccaggagtgctgacagaagctaaaaaaaaaaaatcacaggaagaacaagctccagcaaGAGACAATTAAAACaactaataccagagattaccagaaggCAAAAGACAAACGTgagaatcttaataacagaaaccaagaccactcagcatcatcagattccagtactcccacctcagtcagtcctggatacccccaaaacacccaaaaagcaaAATTTGGGTTTAAATTATATCTCATGAAGCTGATAGCAGATTTAAAGAAaagcattaataactcacttaaagaaatacaggagaacactgactgctaaacaggtagaagtccttaaagaggaagcacaaaaatcccttaaagaattacaggaaaacactgctaaacaggtagaagtccttaaaaaagaaacacaaaaatcccatgaagaattacaggcaaacacaaacaggtgatggaattgaacaaaaccatccaagatctaaaaatggaagtagaaacaatgaaaaaaactcaaagggagaTCACACTGGATAGaagccctaggaaagaaattaggaaccatagatgtgagcatcagcaacagaatacaagaaatggaagagagaatctcaggtgcagaagattctggagaaaatatggacacaaaatatcaaagaaaatgcaaaatgcaagaagatcctaacccaaaacatccaggaaatccaagacacaatgagaagaccaaacctaaggataataggtatagatgagaatgaagatgcTCAACTTagagggccagaaaatatcttcaacaaaattatagaagaaaacttccccagcctaaagaaagagatgcccatgaacatacaaaaagcctatggaacttcctcctgacacataataatcagaacaaataatgcactaaataaaaatagatattaaaagcagtaaagggaaaaggtcaagtaacatataaaggcagacctattggaatcacaccagaattctcaacagagactatgaaagccagaagatcctggacagatgttatacagaccataagagaacacaaatgccagctcaggctactatacccagcaaaactaacAATTagcatagaaggagaaaccaaagtattccatgacaaaaccaaactaacacaatatctttccaaaaatcaaGCCCTtctaaggataataaagggaaaacgccaacacaagcatggaaatgacaccctagaaaaagcaagaaagtaatccttcaagaaacctaaaagaTGATAGCCGTagaaacagaatcccaactctaacaacaagaaataacaggaagcaacaattacttttctttaatatctcttaatatcaatgaactcaattccccaataaaaagacatagacaaacagactggctATAAAAAcagactcaacattttgctgcatacatgcaacccacctcagggaaaaagacagacactacctcagagtagtggttggaaaacaattttccaagaaatggtctgaagaaacaagctggagtagccattctaatatcgaataaaatcgacttccaacccaaagttatcaaaacagacaaggagtggcacttcatacacatcaaaggtaaaatcttccatgatgaactctcaattctgaatatttacactccaaatgcaagggcatccacattcattaaagaaactatagtaaagctcaaagcacaaattgcccctcatacaataatagtgagggacttcaacaccccactctcatcaatggacagatcctggaaacagaaactaaatagagacacattgaaactaacagaagttatgaaacaaatggatttaacagatatctacagaacattttatcctaaaacaaaaggatatatcttcttctcagcaactcatggtactgcctccaaaattgaccatataatcgctcacaaaacaggccccaacagatacaaaaatattgaaattatcccatgcatcctatcagatcaccatagactaaggctgctcttcaataacaacataaataatagaagccaacattcatgtgtaagctgaacaatactctactcaataataacttggtcaaggaagaaataaaaaaagaaattaaagactttttagagtttaatgagaaGAAAGCCACAACATGCCCATatattatgggacacaatgaaagcaacacaaagaggaaaactcatagctctgagggctgccaaaaagaaactagagagagcatacactagcagcttgacagcacacctaaaagctctaaaatgaaaataagcaaattcacccaagaggagtagacagcaagaaataaccAAACTAAgaactgaaatcaatcaagtggaaagaaaaagaactattcaaagaatcatccAATTCaggagctgggtttttttttgttttttgttttttgaatttttattttttagaaaatcacaagacagataaacccttagccagactaactagagggcacagggacagtatcctaattaacaaagtcagaaatgaaaagggagacaaaacaacagaacctgaggaaatccaaaacatcatcagatcctactacaaaaggctatattcaataaaactggaaacctggatgaaatggacaattttctagacaaacacaaggtatcaaagttaaatcaggatcatattaacaatctaaacagtcccatatctcctaaagaaatagaagcagtcattaatagtctcccaacaaaaaacaaacaaacaaacaaaaaaagcccaggaccagatgggtttagtgcagagttctatcagaccttcaaaaaagacctaattccaattctcctcaaactattccacaaaatagaaacagaaggtactctacccaattcattccatgaagaNacaattactcttatacctaaaccacataaagacccaactaagaaagagaacttaagaAAGTTTTACCTTatgaatatcaaaacaaaaatacacaataaaattctctctacTNNNNNNNNNNNNNNNNNNNNNNNNNNNNNNNNNNNNNNNNNNNNNNNNNNNNNNNNNNNNNNNNNNNNNNNNNNNNNNNNNNNNNNNNNNNNNNNNNNNNNNNNNNNNNNNNNNNNNNNNNNNNNNNNNNNNNNNNNNNNNNNNNNNNNNNNNNNNNNNNNNNNNNNNNNNNNNNNNNNNNNNNNNNNNNNNNNNNNNNNNNNNNNNNNNNNNNNNNNNNNNNNNNNNNNNNNNNNNNNNNNNNNNNNNNNNNNNNNNNNNNNNNNNNNNNNNNNNNNNNNNNNNNNNNNNNNNNNNNNNNNNNNNNNNNNNNNNNNNNNNNNNNNNNNNNNNNNNNNNNNNNNNNNNNNNNNNNNNNNNNNNNNNNNNNNNNNNNNNNNNNNNNNNNNNNNNNNNNNNNNNNNNNNNNNNNNNNNNNNNNNNNNNNNNNNNNNNNNNNNNNNNNNNNNNNNNNNNNNNNNNNNNNNNNNNNNNNNNNNNNNNNNNNNNNNNNNNNNNNNNNNNNNNNNNNNNNNNNNNNNNNNNNNNNNNNNNNNNNNNNNNNNNNNNNNNNNNNNNNNNNNNNNNNNNNNNNNNNNNNNNNNNNNNNNNNNNNNNNNNNNNNNNNNNNNNNNNNNNNNNNNNNNNNNNNNNNNNNNNNNNNNNNNNNNNNNNNNNNNNNNNNNNNNNNNNNNNNNNNNNNNNNNNNNNNNNNNNNNNNNNNNNNNNNNNNNNNNNNNNNNNNNNNNNNNNNNNNNNNNNNNNNNNNNNNNNNNNNNNNNNNgaaagcaatctgcagattcaatgcaatccccatcaaaattccaactcagttcttcaccgagttagaaagggcaatttgtaaattcatctggaataacaaaaaacctaggaaagcaaaaactattctcaataataaaagaacctatggtctaatcaccatgcctgacctcaagctgtactacagagcaattgtgatcaaAACTGCACAgctacagacagatagatcaatggaatagaattgaaaacccagaaatgaacccacacaccatggtcacttgatctttgacaaaggagctaaaaccatccagtgaaaaaaagacagcattttcaacaaatggtgctggaacaactggcagttatcatgtagaagaatgctaattgatccattcttatctccttgtacaaagctcaagtataagtggatcgaggaactccacataaaaccagacacacactgaaacttatagaggagaaagtgggaaaaagccttgaagataagggcacaggaaaaaaattcctgaatagaacagcaattgcatgtgctataagattgagaatcgacaaatgggccctcataaaattgcaaagcttctgtaagggaaaagacactctcaataagacaaaaaggtcaccaacagagtaggaaagaatctttaccaaacctaaatcTGATACAGGACtaatatgaagctagagacacaaagaactcaagaagctggactcctgaaaatcaaataaccctatttaaaaaatggggtacagtgctaaacaacgaattctcaactgaggaataccgaatggctgagaagcacctgaaaaaatgtgctacatccttaatcatcagggaaatgcaaatcaaaataaccctgagatttcacctcataccagccagaatggctaagatcaaaaattcaggtgacagcagatgctgccgaggatgtggagaaagaggaacactcctccattgttggtgggattgcaagcttgtacaaccactctggaaatctttctggcagttcctcagaacattggacatagtactaccggaagatccagcaatacctctcctggccatatatctagaagatgttccaactggtaagaaggacacatgccccactatgttcatagcagccttatttataatagccagaagctggaaataacccagatgtccctcaacagaggaatggatacagaaaatgtagtacatttacacaatggagtactactcagctattaaaaacaatgaatttgtgaaattcctaggcaaatgcatggacctggagggtaacatcctgagtgaggtaacccaatcacaaaagaactcacatgatatgtactcactgataagtggatattagcacagaaacttagaatacccaagatacaagatacaatttgcaaaacacatgaaactcagaagaatgaagaccaacgtatggacactttgcccattcttagagttgggaacaaaacacccatggaaggagttacagagacaaagtttggagctgagacgaaaggatggaccatccacagactgccacacccggggatccatcccttaatcagtctccaaacgctgacaccattgcatatgccagcaagattttgctgaaaggaccctgatatagcgctctcttgtgaggctatgccggtgcctggcaaacacagaagtggatgctcacagtcagctattggatggaacacagggcccccaatggaagatctagagaaagtacccaaggagcgaaaggagtctgcaaccctattggtggaacaacaatatgaactaaccagtacccacagaactggtgtctctagcttcatatgtagcagaagatggcctattcgggaagaaaggccccttcgtcttgcaaactttatatgcctcagtacagaggaatgccagggccaagaaatgggagtgggtgagacGGGAGTgtaggggggaaggtatggggggacttttgggatagcatttgagatgtaaatgaagaaaatacctaataaacaaaaaaaaatttaaagaccaTGTAACATAAAAGTAGACCTACTATAATACCATCTGACTTTGTAATAGAGACCCTAAAAGCAGGAAGGGCCTAGACACATATTCTATAGACTCTATGAGGCCAAAGATGCCAATCCAGACTATTATACCttgcaaaactttcaatcaaatatataaagaaaataagatagcccatgatagaaaaaaaaaaaaaaacaaatttaaacaatatctatccagcTCTGCAGAagacactagaaggaaaacttcaagcTAACCACAGAAGTGGTAGACCATACCCCCAAATAATAGGGATCAAGCAAAAGTGCTCTCAATAACAATggtctcaattctccaataaaaagacacagtctAACAGAATGGACTAAAAAACAGGACCTATCTTTTTGCTTCATCCAAGAAACACTCCTTAACATAAGAGAATACATTTACCCCAGAGTAATAggatggaaaaatatattttaagcaaaTGCACCTAAGATGGAAGCTAGTGTAATCATTTTAATAACTGACAAAATAGActataagttaaaaaaattaatcataagAATATGGAATTacattatatattcataaatggaaattccaccaagaggacattgcAATTCTTAATATTTAGTCACTAAATGCAGGCATTCAAGTTTGTAAAAGAAGCACTACTACAGTTTAGATCACATTTTAACCTTAAAACAGTCACAGTGAGAGAGATCAGTACCCCACCCTGtcaatagacaggtcatccaggccaaaaaaaaaaaaaatttctggacTAACTGAccttataaaccaaatggacctaacacatatttcagaacatttcacccaaacacaaaaaaatataccttcttctcatcagcTCATGGAACTTTCCCCAAAactgaccacacacacagacacaaagcacATCTCAACAGATACAATGTTCATATCTTATCTGACAGccatggattaaagctgtatATCAGAAATAACAGACGGCTTACaaacccatggaaactgaacaactctctactgaatgaaaaatgagtcaagacaaaaattaagaaagaaattaaagactttctagaattgaatgaaaataaacatacagCATACACAAACTTATATGATGCAATGAAGCAGTTCTAATGAGTAAGTGCATAGCACAAAGtacctatattttaaaaaaaatggagagaaccCTAGAAGACTGAAGTAAAATTACAATGCTACTTTattgattgtttctatttctaagaaCAAATAGGGGTCTTGGTCCTGGGACTccgccgaaaagtagtctgcacaggtgagagtgtgcatacagaagcagacagcttctgggacaggcgggagccacagagcttctgaggcagcgcccatttcaggctccagacatccgaccacctccccagccagaggacagctgtccACCCCGCACggaaggcttttgcctcaggaacagtgggagccatcttggtctcAGGACTCCaccaaaaagtagtctgcacaggtgaaagtgtgcacacagaagcagacagcttcagggacaggtgagagcaacagagcttctgaggcagagccCTTTTCGGGCTCCGGACATCTGACCACCTTcaggtccactgcagcaccggggttcctggcccggggagtctccagacacccgcaaggacccacacaggatcccccacatGATCCTAAGAGCTCTGGTGcatggaacacagcatctgctccaatccaatcacgcaggacctggGACTGCATTAACAAGGGAaacagataacccagcctgattagggacacaagtcccttctggttcaCTCCAGCACCTGGGTTCCTTGtgcactgagtttctggacacccccaagtttctcacaggaccctccacgggatcttgagacctctggtgagtggaacacaacttctgccaggaggcaggttcgaacaccagatatctgggcaccttcactgcaagaggagagcttgcctgcagagaatactctgaccactgaaactaaggatagagctagtttcccaggtctgctgatagaggcaaacataatcacctgaggaacaagctctaaccagagacaactataacaactagctccataGATTACcggatggcgaaaggcaaatgtaagaatcctaatAACANaaatcaagaccactcaccatcatcNNNNNNNNNNNtcgagattcctctgttgagaattctgtttagctctgtatcctatttttaattgggttatttggtttgttggtgtctaaactctggagttctttatatattttggatattgccCCTCTGttagatatagggttggtaaaaatcttttcccaatctataggctgccattttgtcctattggctgtatcctttcccttacagaagactttcagtttcatgagttcccatttgtcagttgttgatcttagaggtgagc
Encoded here:
- the LOC110299198 gene encoding olfactory receptor 2D3, whose protein sequence is MGRENQSFVDEFVLLGLSQDAQTQILLFILFFIVYILTVLGNLLIIVLILMDSRLHTPMYFFLRNLSFADLCFSNSIVPQVLSHFLVKRKTISFWGCVTQVIVSLQIGCTECALLAVMSYDRYVAVCKPLHYSTIMTQQLCLQLALGSWASGLLVCLVDIAVAFHLPYRGQNIVSHYFCELPALLKVASADTYSTEMAIFAMGVVILLAPVSLILISYWNIISTVIQMQSGEGRLKVFSTCGSHLIVVVLFYGSAIFNYMQPNTKTRKKQDKIMSVFYTVVTPMLNPIIYSLRNKDVKSAFRKLAAKVVFFQKQ